In Bosea sp. Tri-49, a genomic segment contains:
- a CDS encoding TrbC/VirB2 family protein → MKVSISRAAAIGCLLGLGASEAFAQAGTLQPVQSTLQQLVSTMTGPIATSLATLAVIACGFFAWTARLTWGIAGSVIFGIVLVFGSAQIVQFFQSAVGQ, encoded by the coding sequence ATGAAGGTCTCGATCTCTCGCGCCGCTGCGATCGGTTGTTTGCTCGGCCTCGGCGCCAGCGAGGCGTTCGCCCAGGCTGGCACCCTGCAACCGGTCCAGTCCACCTTGCAGCAACTGGTCTCGACGATGACCGGCCCGATCGCGACCTCGCTCGCGACGCTCGCCGTCATCGCCTGCGGCTTCTTCGCCTGGACGGCACGGCTGACCTGGGGCATCGCCGGCAGCGTCATCTTCGGCATCGTCCTGGTCTTCGGGTCGGCGCAGATCGTCCAGTTCTTCCAGTCGGCTGTCGGCCAATGA
- a CDS encoding lytic transglycosylase domain-containing protein, protein MPACSTDKPLPPEEARALVTRVATEEEFYPDFVLAVAKIESRFNSVALSEKGAFGLMQLMPETAKRFQVDLCDPAGNVRGGVRFLRALHEKYRNPFYILAAYNAGEEAIEKNRGVPAYPETVRYVAEVINDFYALPAPGRAVAGKSPSKAPPGAGWNDGFVMHID, encoded by the coding sequence ATGCCAGCCTGCTCGACCGATAAGCCGCTACCGCCCGAGGAGGCGCGCGCGCTGGTGACCCGTGTCGCCACCGAGGAGGAGTTTTATCCCGACTTCGTGCTCGCGGTCGCCAAGATCGAGAGCCGCTTCAATTCGGTGGCGCTCTCCGAGAAGGGCGCCTTCGGGCTGATGCAGCTCATGCCGGAGACGGCAAAACGCTTCCAGGTCGATCTCTGCGATCCGGCTGGCAATGTCCGCGGCGGTGTCCGCTTCCTCCGCGCCCTACACGAGAAGTACCGCAATCCCTTCTATATCCTCGCCGCCTACAACGCCGGCGAGGAAGCGATCGAGAAGAACCGCGGCGTTCCGGCTTATCCGGAGACCGTGCGTTACGTCGCCGAGGTCATCAACGACTTCTACGCATTGCCCGCGCCCGGTCGCGCAGTCGCCGGCAAATCCCCGTCAAAGGCACCGCCAGGCGCTGGCTGGAACGACGGTTTCGTCATGCACATCGACTGA
- a CDS encoding VirB4 family type IV secretion system protein, translated as MVARALLDELTFGAVSRRERPVSSHVPYTRHVDDHVIRTLNGLVLTVFKLEGYSFETSDISEVNAHLLGRNDVVRTLANSRFALVSHIVRREIQPRIDSSFDNPFCRELDERYNAALSKRRMFVNDLYLTIVRRPLQGQAGTFEFMMAKLLGRTDEAGASVAQQTALTELRDVATAVRANLSGYGIRQLGVVSRGDVWFSEPLEFLVQLLNGGQPRPMHLPRMDLADALAMKRIFFGRNAIELRGAGPADTRFGAMVSIREYPAQTGPGSFDNLLRVPHEFIATQSFAIVDRPEAAKQIERVSRQVDMSDEAGSIVAEHLDAARDELLASEAIYGEHHMTVMCLGRDLAEVGAAVTAIGAALTDRSVTWVREDLNCEPAFWAQLPGNFAYIARKSILSSKNFAGLTSLHNYPSGRPAGNHWGPAISVFETTSQTAYYYNHHIRDIGNFTVVGPTGSGKTVFLSFIAAQTQRIEPRPKLVFVDKDRGAEIFIRALGGQYETLVPGEATGFNPLSLPDTAPNREFLFELFAFMLRPANGGELSASEEQVIRNAIAASLGAGPEGRTLKAFSTLLRGRIRAGEGDLLARLESWMRADQRGWLFDNDEDRFSISSVFGFDMTRVLGDPVIRTAALMYIFHRTEELLTGDPVMIFLDEGWRLLDDDVFAFFIRDKLKTIRKQNGIIGFGTQSAADIVRSRSSNTLIEQTSTNIFFPNPKADDDSYAQAFRLSGREVAWIRSTAPESRSFLIKHGRDSVVARLNLAGMPDLIKVLSGRTETVAELDALRARVGDDPTIWLPIFLGREAS; from the coding sequence ATGGTCGCCCGCGCCCTTCTCGACGAACTGACTTTCGGGGCGGTCTCGCGGCGCGAGCGGCCGGTCAGCTCACATGTACCCTACACCCGACATGTCGACGATCACGTCATCCGCACGCTCAACGGGTTGGTGCTGACCGTCTTCAAGCTCGAAGGCTATTCCTTCGAGACCTCGGACATCAGCGAGGTCAATGCGCACCTGCTCGGCCGCAACGATGTCGTGCGCACCTTGGCGAATTCTCGCTTCGCACTCGTCTCGCATATCGTGCGGCGCGAGATTCAGCCCCGGATCGACTCCAGCTTCGACAATCCGTTCTGCCGGGAGCTCGACGAACGCTACAACGCGGCGCTATCGAAACGGCGGATGTTCGTCAACGATCTGTACCTTACGATCGTTCGCCGGCCGCTACAGGGCCAGGCCGGCACCTTCGAATTCATGATGGCGAAGCTGCTCGGCCGCACGGACGAGGCGGGCGCGTCGGTCGCACAGCAAACAGCGCTCACCGAGCTGCGCGATGTCGCGACCGCCGTCCGCGCGAACCTCTCGGGCTACGGAATCCGGCAGCTCGGCGTCGTCAGTCGCGGCGACGTCTGGTTCTCCGAACCGCTGGAATTCCTGGTCCAGTTGCTGAACGGCGGCCAGCCGCGGCCGATGCATCTGCCGCGCATGGATCTGGCGGATGCGCTGGCAATGAAGCGCATCTTCTTCGGCCGCAACGCGATCGAGCTCCGTGGCGCCGGCCCCGCCGACACGCGCTTCGGCGCGATGGTCTCGATCCGGGAATACCCGGCCCAAACCGGCCCCGGCTCCTTCGACAATCTCCTGCGGGTCCCGCACGAGTTCATCGCGACGCAGAGCTTTGCGATCGTCGACCGGCCGGAGGCGGCCAAGCAGATCGAGCGCGTCTCCCGCCAGGTCGACATGTCGGACGAAGCCGGCTCGATCGTCGCCGAGCATCTCGACGCAGCGCGCGACGAGCTCCTCGCCTCCGAGGCGATCTATGGCGAGCACCACATGACCGTGATGTGCCTTGGTCGCGATCTTGCCGAGGTGGGCGCGGCAGTCACGGCGATTGGGGCTGCACTCACCGATCGCTCGGTCACCTGGGTGCGCGAGGACCTCAATTGCGAGCCGGCCTTCTGGGCCCAACTTCCAGGGAATTTCGCCTATATCGCGCGCAAGTCGATCCTCTCGTCGAAGAATTTTGCGGGACTGACCTCCCTGCACAACTATCCGAGCGGCCGGCCAGCCGGCAATCATTGGGGACCGGCGATCTCGGTCTTCGAGACGACCTCGCAGACGGCCTATTATTACAACCACCATATCCGGGACATCGGCAATTTCACCGTGGTCGGCCCGACGGGCTCGGGCAAGACGGTGTTCCTGTCCTTCATCGCGGCGCAGACCCAGCGGATCGAACCGCGGCCAAAGCTCGTCTTCGTCGACAAGGACCGCGGCGCCGAGATCTTCATCCGCGCGCTCGGCGGCCAATACGAAACACTCGTCCCGGGCGAGGCGACCGGCTTCAACCCACTCTCGCTGCCCGATACCGCACCCAACCGCGAATTCCTGTTCGAGCTCTTCGCCTTCATGCTGCGGCCGGCGAATGGCGGCGAGCTCTCGGCCTCCGAGGAGCAGGTGATCCGCAACGCAATCGCGGCCTCGCTCGGTGCCGGGCCCGAAGGGCGGACGCTGAAAGCCTTCTCGACCCTGCTGCGCGGCCGCATCCGGGCAGGGGAGGGGGATCTGCTCGCCCGGCTCGAAAGCTGGATGCGGGCCGACCAGCGCGGCTGGCTCTTCGACAATGACGAGGACCGGTTCTCGATCTCGAGCGTGTTCGGCTTCGACATGACGCGGGTGCTCGGCGATCCGGTCATCCGCACCGCGGCGCTGATGTACATCTTCCATCGGACCGAGGAGCTCTTGACCGGCGATCCGGTCATGATCTTCCTCGACGAGGGCTGGCGCCTGCTCGACGACGATGTCTTCGCCTTCTTCATCCGCGACAAGCTGAAGACGATCCGCAAGCAAAACGGCATCATCGGCTTCGGCACGCAATCGGCGGCCGATATCGTTCGCTCGAGATCGTCGAACACGCTGATCGAACAGACCAGCACCAACATCTTCTTCCCGAACCCGAAGGCCGACGACGACAGCTACGCCCAGGCCTTCCGTCTGTCCGGCCGCGAGGTCGCGTGGATTCGTTCGACCGCCCCGGAAAGCCGCTCCTTCCTGATCAAGCACGGGCGCGACAGCGTGGTGGCACGGTTGAACCTCGCCGGCATGCCCGATCTCATCAAGGTCTTGTCCGGCCGGACCGAGACGGTGGCCGAGCTCGACGCGCTGCGCGCCCGCGTGGGTGACGACCCTACAATCTGGCTGCCGATCTTCCTCGGGAGGGAGGCATCATGA
- a CDS encoding type IV secretion system protein VirB3, producing the protein MTEAELEDPLITPLVKGLTRAPTLMGVPYMYFMLNGVVTSVCFLVSHNLLMLLVAIPLHLLGFVMTVRDDRIFEILFVRSARCPPRSRSFWSADSYRV; encoded by the coding sequence ATGACCGAAGCCGAGCTGGAGGATCCGTTGATCACGCCCTTGGTCAAGGGACTCACGCGAGCGCCGACATTGATGGGCGTGCCTTACATGTACTTCATGCTGAACGGTGTGGTGACGAGCGTCTGCTTCCTCGTCTCGCACAATCTGCTGATGCTGCTGGTGGCGATTCCGTTGCATCTGCTTGGCTTCGTCATGACGGTGCGGGATGATCGGATCTTCGAGATCCTCTTCGTCAGATCCGCCAGGTGCCCGCCTCGCTCGCGCTCCTTTTGGAGTGCCGACAGCTATCGCGTGTAG
- a CDS encoding type IV secretion system protein, translating into MRLRLLLSGLAIAITSPVFAQVPTRDGANLIKAQEIASTTRQILTADQQIMQFTQKTLAAVTGDRSSQAQGSLAQMALGGGFSMGSAPSLGSVISGGTLSFAGMGSGSQNIVSTLINGLQLVQTITGMVSGKTHPVDTAYKNSVNVAATLSGLIDSTQGAVKQRSQAFTQGGQEIGKAQDLKGSVDQNTQVQVQTGQTINELTGTVNTAAAAANQANLDRLAAESAVARAMKFTQ; encoded by the coding sequence ATGCGCCTCCGCTTGCTGCTCTCAGGCCTTGCGATCGCGATTACCAGTCCGGTCTTCGCGCAGGTCCCGACCCGTGACGGTGCCAATCTCATCAAAGCCCAGGAAATCGCTTCGACGACACGGCAGATCCTCACTGCCGACCAGCAAATCATGCAGTTCACGCAAAAGACGCTGGCCGCCGTCACCGGGGATCGCTCGTCTCAGGCGCAAGGCTCGCTCGCGCAGATGGCGCTCGGCGGTGGCTTCTCCATGGGGTCGGCCCCCTCGCTCGGCTCGGTGATCTCGGGCGGGACGCTGTCTTTCGCCGGAATGGGTTCAGGATCGCAGAATATCGTCTCGACTCTGATCAACGGGCTCCAGCTCGTACAGACGATCACCGGGATGGTGAGCGGCAAGACCCATCCGGTCGACACCGCCTACAAGAACTCCGTGAACGTCGCGGCGACCCTGTCGGGCCTGATCGATTCCACGCAAGGCGCTGTGAAGCAGCGCTCGCAAGCCTTCACCCAAGGCGGCCAGGAGATCGGAAAGGCCCAGGATCTCAAGGGCAGCGTCGACCAGAACACCCAGGTTCAGGTCCAGACCGGCCAGACGATCAACGAGCTCACCGGTACGGTCAACACCGCGGCGGCTGCGGCCAACCAGGCCAATCTCGATCGTCTCGCGGCGGAATCGGCCGTCGCGCGCGCCATGAAGTTCACCCAATGA